From the genome of Psychroserpens ponticola, one region includes:
- a CDS encoding cyanophycinase, with amino-acid sequence MLTNKGTLIPIGGNEDKGTEENEQYTLEFIDEGILYHVVREAGGSDAKIVVIPTASSIPVEVGENYLEAFSTLGCENVTVLDIRSKADSEKQESIDLITSANCIMFSGGDQSKITDKIGGTKIHEIIRHRYKNEKGFVVAGTSAGAMMMSQEMIAGGSATESFIKGAVNMYKGLSLIPGLIIDTHFIKRGRFGRISEAVAKFPKLIGIGLAEDTGMIIKNNKCRVIGSGMVIIFDGRRIKHNNHKILSPGTPMSLTNMRTHILSNGDSFHIDKKKVKVLAIEAPFI; translated from the coding sequence ATGTTGACGAATAAAGGAACACTAATACCTATTGGTGGAAATGAGGATAAAGGAACAGAAGAGAACGAACAATACACTTTAGAGTTTATTGATGAAGGCATTTTATATCATGTTGTTAGAGAAGCTGGAGGTTCGGATGCTAAAATTGTTGTTATCCCAACTGCATCAAGTATTCCTGTAGAAGTTGGAGAAAATTACTTAGAAGCGTTCTCAACTTTAGGTTGTGAAAATGTTACAGTATTGGACATTAGGAGCAAAGCAGATTCTGAAAAACAAGAATCTATAGATTTAATAACATCTGCTAATTGCATCATGTTTTCTGGTGGTGATCAATCTAAAATTACAGACAAAATTGGAGGCACTAAAATTCATGAAATCATAAGACATCGTTATAAAAACGAAAAGGGTTTTGTTGTTGCTGGCACAAGTGCAGGTGCAATGATGATGTCACAAGAAATGATAGCTGGAGGTAGCGCTACTGAATCCTTTATTAAAGGAGCCGTAAACATGTACAAAGGATTAAGCTTAATCCCTGGTTTAATTATCGATACACATTTTATTAAACGTGGTCGTTTTGGTAGAATTTCTGAAGCTGTAGCAAAATTCCCTAAGTTAATTGGTATTGGTCTTGCAGAAGATACTGGTATGATTATTAAAAATAATAAATGTAGAGTTATTGGCTCTGGTATGGTTATAATCTTTGATGGTAGACGTATAAAACACAACAATCATAAAATACTTAGTCCAGGCACTCCAATGTCATTAACAAATATGCGAACTCATATTTTATCTAATGGAGATTCCTTTCATATCGATAAGAAAAAAGTGAAAGTGCTCGCTATAGAAGCACCTTTTATCTAA
- a CDS encoding HTTM domain-containing protein — protein sequence MKNKNGDLNMNSLSAFILRPFQFEGTKLQPNVLLMCKLLVILLTAHHMFFKIADPFIPFIPTLDWFNEHPNLFKYSLRFIYALSAFALLFNIKVRTASIVTGLVVILNILASKPLFFNHAFICGCALFLAGLTNDKEPPYLLIFQLSLVYFGASINKFLEPDWWSGAFMNTWLGVARENPIYLYFSEFLPELLLAKVLSYIAMFTEFIIAILILIKRTRHLTLWFIIIFHMSLYTLTSSRFGHFIDSLAIILLAFLSIPKEQLIVNYKSQTLDTLKRFFKFLDRDKKQIWSPFSSENTYWLSLKTKNKIVYNHDALKDLFLYTPNFFMLILFIDMTLYVILYNHRTTLFVFNMIFIWSVIFYFLPVKWFKKKI from the coding sequence ATGAAGAACAAGAATGGCGATTTGAACATGAATAGTTTATCTGCATTCATATTAAGACCATTTCAATTTGAAGGCACAAAGTTGCAGCCAAATGTATTATTGATGTGTAAGCTATTGGTCATATTATTGACTGCTCATCACATGTTTTTTAAAATCGCTGATCCATTTATCCCTTTTATTCCTACTTTAGATTGGTTTAATGAGCATCCTAATTTGTTTAAGTATTCTCTAAGATTCATCTACGCATTAAGTGCTTTTGCTTTGCTTTTCAATATTAAAGTTCGTACAGCAAGCATTGTAACTGGTTTAGTCGTTATATTAAACATACTGGCTTCAAAACCTTTGTTTTTTAATCATGCTTTTATTTGTGGTTGTGCTTTGTTTTTAGCAGGATTAACTAACGACAAAGAACCTCCTTACTTACTAATATTTCAATTAAGCTTGGTGTATTTTGGAGCTTCAATAAATAAATTTTTAGAACCAGACTGGTGGTCTGGAGCGTTTATGAACACGTGGTTAGGAGTTGCAAGAGAGAATCCTATTTATTTGTATTTTTCTGAGTTTTTACCAGAATTACTCCTTGCTAAAGTATTATCTTATATCGCAATGTTTACTGAATTTATAATTGCTATATTAATCTTAATAAAGAGAACTCGACATCTTACACTTTGGTTTATCATTATTTTTCACATGTCATTATATACATTAACTTCTTCTAGATTTGGTCACTTTATAGATTCATTAGCTATCATATTATTGGCGTTTTTGAGTATCCCAAAAGAACAATTGATTGTGAATTACAAATCGCAAACTTTAGATACATTAAAACGTTTTTTTAAGTTTCTTGATCGAGACAAAAAGCAAATATGGTCACCTTTTTCTTCGGAAAACACATATTGGCTTAGTCTTAAAACTAAAAACAAAATAGTATATAATCATGATGCTTTGAAGGATCTCTTTTTATATACACCTAATTTTTTTATGCTCATACTATTTATAGATATGACATTATATGTTATTCTCTATAATCATAGAACGACGTTGTTTGTATTCAATATGATCTTTATATGGAGTGTTATTTTTTATTTCTTACCAGTAAAATGGTTCAAGAAGAAGATATAA